From the Streptococcus sp. 29887 genome, one window contains:
- a CDS encoding YggT family protein: MQILILILLKFVEIYSYLLFAYALLSWFPALFTSPLGRFLESLVSPLLKPFRRLNLQFMGLDLTVLVAMLVLNMGTRLLVQLLVGLV; the protein is encoded by the coding sequence ATGCAAATTCTGATTTTAATCCTATTAAAATTTGTAGAGATTTATTCCTATCTCTTATTTGCCTACGCTTTATTGAGTTGGTTCCCTGCTCTATTCACAAGTCCCCTTGGTCGTTTCTTAGAAAGTCTAGTTAGTCCGCTCTTGAAACCCTTTCGGCGCTTGAACTTACAATTTATGGGCTTAGATTTGACAGTCCTGGTGGCCATGCTAGTCTTGAATATGGGAACGCGCCTATTGGTGCAACTCTTAGTTGGCCTGGTATAA
- a CDS encoding RNA-binding protein, whose protein sequence is MKSEKHILEHFAREEREFVEKVMDMCQQVEDTYSYRLTSFLNPRQDAIAQMIANYYHLQAFSTRDLVPTEYSRVILAPSYYVLDKKDFDVMALELVYSRKFHSLSHSQVLGTFLNKLGIRREYLGDILIREDELLIFLDKKFGELAIQTIAKIARVPVKLMERDWQSTPVQMNEEPFFKEVLVSSMRLDKLIAVAFHLSRTKVDKLIAAGHVKLDYVQVEQAGRQVELGQLISLRKYGRIRVSELLGFSKQGKVKLKLEMIKT, encoded by the coding sequence ATGAAGAGTGAAAAGCATATTTTGGAACATTTTGCCCGAGAGGAGAGGGAATTTGTCGAGAAGGTGATGGATATGTGTCAGCAAGTTGAGGATACTTATTCCTATAGATTGACAAGTTTTCTAAATCCTAGGCAGGATGCTATTGCTCAGATGATTGCCAATTATTACCACTTACAAGCGTTTTCGACAAGGGACCTTGTCCCGACAGAGTATTCTCGTGTCATTCTTGCTCCTAGCTACTATGTCTTGGACAAAAAAGATTTTGATGTGATGGCCCTAGAACTTGTCTACTCTAGAAAGTTTCACAGTTTATCACATTCACAGGTACTGGGAACTTTCTTGAATAAATTAGGTATTCGGAGAGAATACCTAGGTGATATTCTTATTAGAGAAGATGAGTTACTCATTTTTTTGGATAAGAAGTTTGGAGAACTGGCAATTCAGACCATTGCTAAAATTGCAAGGGTTCCTGTTAAGCTGATGGAACGAGATTGGCAGTCTACGCCAGTCCAAATGAATGAAGAACCTTTCTTTAAGGAAGTCTTGGTTTCCAGTATGCGATTGGACAAGCTAATTGCTGTAGCCTTCCATCTGTCACGAACCAAGGTAGACAAGTTGATTGCAGCTGGTCATGTAAAATTGGACTATGTTCAGGTAGAACAAGCAGGTAGGCAGGTTGAGTTAGGACAATTGATTAGTCTTAGGAAATACGGTAGAATTCGAGTAAGCGAACTTTTAGGTTTTTCTAAGCAAGGTAAAGTAAAATTAAAGTTAGAAATGATTAAAACATAG
- a CDS encoding cell division protein SepF — MALKDTFKNLFNYFEVDDVNEATEQEEAYSMPNERPKMRVAQQTSVASKEQPAKIENRREVRVDNQRPRMERQHEVVDTGTENKSTIDIKFPKRYEDAPEMVNLLLDNASILIDFQYMSEQQARRCLDYLDGARSVLSGNLKKVSNTMWLLTPVNVTVHIEELRNANNGQGADTTFDFDMKR; from the coding sequence GTGGCACTAAAAGATACATTTAAAAATTTATTCAATTACTTTGAGGTTGACGATGTCAATGAGGCAACTGAGCAAGAAGAAGCTTATTCTATGCCAAATGAAAGACCAAAAATGCGAGTTGCTCAGCAGACAAGTGTCGCTTCAAAAGAACAACCTGCTAAGATTGAAAATAGAAGAGAAGTTCGTGTAGATAATCAACGTCCTCGTATGGAGCGTCAACACGAGGTGGTTGACACTGGTACGGAAAACAAATCTACGATTGACATTAAGTTTCCAAAGCGGTATGAAGATGCTCCGGAAATGGTTAATCTACTCTTGGACAATGCTAGTATTTTGATTGATTTTCAGTATATGTCTGAGCAGCAGGCAAGACGTTGTTTGGATTATCTAGATGGAGCACGTTCGGTTTTATCTGGTAATTTAAAGAAGGTGTCTAATACCATGTGGTTATTGACGCCCGTCAATGTTACTGTACATATTGAAGAATTGCGTAATGCCAATAATGGACAAGGGGCAGATACGACTTTCGATTTTGATATGAAGCGATAA